A region from the Chrysoperla carnea chromosome 4, inChrCarn1.1, whole genome shotgun sequence genome encodes:
- the LOC123297986 gene encoding protein MEMO1: MPLIRRASHAGNWYTDNWTELDQQLQEWLSKAEYRHGPARAVIVPHAGYSYSGPTAGHGYRQIDPKNVKRIFILGPSHFVRVNSGCALTKTAQYETPLYNLNIDEEINKRLEATGQFERMSQDTDENEHSIEMQLPYLAKVMENYRNQFTIIPVLVGSINSMEQYKYGDIFAPYLNDPQNLFVISSDFCHWGRRFRYTYFDKSKGEIYKSIEHLDKMGMNIIEELNAYDYEKYLNSYGNTICGRNPIGVLLYAIQKLLNINNGLHLELKFLKYAQSSQCRTMDDSSVSYATASVVIQ, translated from the coding sequence atgccattAATACGACGAGCATCACATGCAGGCAACTGGTACACGGATAATTGGACCGAATTAGATCAACAATTACAAGAATGGTTGTCAAAAGCAGAATATCGACACGGACCAGCTCGAGCTGTTATTGTACCGCATGCTGGATATAGTTACAGTGGTCCAACAGCAGGTCATGGATATCGTCAAATAGATCCAAAGAATgtaaaacgaatttttattttgggtccATCCCATTTTGTACGGGTTAATTCTGGCTGTGCTCTAACCAAAACCGCTCAATATGAAACCcctttatacaatttaaatatcgATGAAGAAATTAATAAGCGATTAGAAGCAACTGGTCAATTTGAGAGAATGAGTCAAGATACGGATGAAAATGAACATAGCATTGAAATGCAATTGCCTTATTTAGCGAAGGTTATGGAAAATTAtagaaatcaatttacaattattCCCGTATTAGTTGGATCGATTAATTCTATGGAACAATATAAATATGGAGATATTTTTGCGCCATACTTAAACGatccacaaaatttatttgttatatctTCCGATTTCTGTCATTGGGGTCGTAGATTTAGATATAcgtattttgataaaagtaaaggtgaaatttataaatcaatcgAACATTTAGATAAAATGGGTATGAATATTATCGAAGAATTAAATGCGTacgattatgaaaaatatttaaatagttatgGTAATACAATTTGTGGACGTAATCCAATCGGGGTATTATTGTATGCTATCCAAAAATTACTCAATATAAACAATGGATTgcatttagaattaaaattcttaaaatatgcCCAATCAAGTCAGTGTCGTACTATGGACGATTCATCGGTCAGTTACGCTACTGCATCTGTTGTTATCCAATAA